The DNA sequence TTGGATGTGCCCTGCTTTTTGCAGGAATGATTTATGACAAAGCCCCCTTGGTTTCTTTCAGCACAGAAGGTCTGGAAGTCAATGGTCCAGGCGGCCCCGGTCTCATCGTCTGGGAAGATTTTGAGGGTATCTTTCCATATGAGGTTCAAGGCAATGCTTTCCTTGGGGTTATCTTGAAGGATGAAGAAAAATACATTGAAAGGCTTCCAGCGAGAAAGAAAAGATTGGTGAAGATCAATCAAGGAACCGGTTTTCCACCTTTTAATATTAGTATGAATTCCCTTAAACAACGGAAGGAATTCATTGAAGAGCTGGAGAAAAGGGAAATACCGATTCTGGTTGTTGAGGAAGAACTGGAAAAAGAAAACATATAAAAGAATATCCCCCCTCGCTGATTGAGGCGGGATATTCTTTTCATATATTCATCTCTTTGCTTTTTTTAGGGGCCTTTGGCCAGATAAAATAACTAATGCAATAAATCAAATCTGCTGCTAGAACAATCGACCATATTTTCACGACACCGGATAGTGCTTCCGTTCTCCCAGGATCATCTATGATTAGCACGGTTCCCATCAGCAAGGCAGCTCCGATAAGATATGCGGCTCCATGCCTCGCAAAGCCTTTTATATTATGCCTTGCATGATCCATACCATATCTTTTTTCCGGCCGTTTCCCCTTTTTGGCGATGTAATATAAAAATCTTTCATCCGCCCACTGAATCATACTTTTTCCAAAGGCTATCGACACACCGATATATACGGCAGCCAATGCATGTGCCTGTGTTGCTTCTGAGCCTCTGTATAAGTCCGCACCCGCTGCTGCCAGCAGGATCAGATCTACAACAGGAGTCATCGCGAGCAGGATGAGACCGGTTTTCTTTTTTCCGAAAAGATAACGCATACAAAGGCCGGCCAGGATTAAAACCCAAAAGCCGACTTCACACCCTATGATAACCCACAATATCCAGTTCATACTTTCCCCTTCCAGTACTATTGTTGTTTAAACTCATCATAACACCACACTTTTAGTGATACAAGTGTATTATTAAAAATTGAAACCTGTTTTACGGTCTGCTACACTGAGACTATGCCTAAAATAGTTGATCATGAACAAAGGAAAAAAAGAATCGTCCAGGCCACCTGGCAGGTTATTTTGGATAAAGGGGTGGAAGGTGCGTCTGTCCGCAATATTGCAGCGGAAGCCGGTGTTTCTCTTGGCGCCCTGCGCCACTATTTCTCCACACAAGATGAACTGCTTGTCTATGCAATGAAACTGGTAAATGAAAATGTGATAAACAGGGTTTCGGAGATTGCATTGAAGGATTTGCCCCCAAGGGAAAAGGTTTATCAAGTCCTGCTTGAAATTGTTCCAACCACTGATGAGAAAATGGCAGAAATGGAGGTGTGGTTTGCGTTTGTTGCATACAGCAGGCAAAAGGAAGAATTTCGAATCCTGAAGCAGGGAATATATACGGGGATTGTTCAGATGATGGATTTTCTAAAGTCCCATGGAGAGCTGAAGGATGGCCAGGATCATGATCTTGAGACTGAAATGTTATACAGTTTCATTGACGGGCTGGCCCTGCACAGTATGCTCGAGCCTGAACGTCTGAAACCGGACAGAATAGAAAAAACTCTCCGCCGCTACCTGGATAGAATCCTAAAATGACCACAGATGACCGGATCTTTTAAAATCCGGTCATTTTCAGCATTGATTCAGTTCATGAAGATGCATATGACTGCTGCTCCCTGAAAGCTTTGAGCCATTCTGATGTGCATTCGATCAGCTCCGCAAAGCAGCGGCCGGCTGAATAGGTATGGCAGGCTCCTGTAACATAATGCAAGGAACATGATCCTTCCTTCCGCTTCCTGAATTCTTCCGCATATCTTCCTGAGTGGGATACCGGAATATCCTGGTCTGCTGTTCCATGTACAATCAGGACATCGCCCCTGTATGCCGCAAGCTCTTCCAAAGGTTCATATCTCTTCAGCGAAGAAAAGTAATTGTCCGTTAGCTGATAGCCCAAATAATCAAGTGAAGCTCCCTTGTCCAGTGCCTTTACCTTTTCACTGCCGACAATGCAGACGATATCCTGATATGGTCTTGCAGAAGCCGACCATATGATAAGCTTCCGGATGCGGACATCTTTTGCAGCAGCCAGCACGGCAACGGCTCCGCCGAGGCTATGGCCGATGAGAGAAATTGAATGAGGATTTGCATAATCAAGCTTCACTGCAAAATCGATAGCAGATAAAGTCTGCTCCAGCAAATCGGGAAGACCTGTTTCTCCGTACTCACCCGGACTCTCCCCGCAGCCCTCATAATCAAAGCGGAGGACAAGATACCCATCTGCAGTAAGACGGTTGGAAGTTTTAACAAATAGCCTGTCGACACCAATACGGCTTCCTGTAAACCCATGGCAGATGATGACCAGGGGATAGCGGCGGTTCTTGCTGAATCCTGCAGGAAAATCCAGCGATCCGCACAAGTGCTTATCCTTCCAGGGTATTAGAATACTTTCTGACATATATAGTCCCTTCCCTCTATTCATTAATATGTGATCTGTTTTCCTGATAAAGTTTTAACAGTTCTTCGTACGGCACCTGAAATAGCTGGCGGCCTTCTTGTTTGTATATACCCATGGACAGCAGCTCTGAAATCAGCTGGTCCTTTTTCTCTTCTTCTTTTATCATTATAGTTTCTTCCTTCATTAAAAAAGCCCCTTCTGACCGGTGGCCCGGAAGCAGAAGAGGCTTTATGCGCGTATGGCTGCCGCTTCTCTCATCTTCCAAGCTTCCGCTTGTTGGATTTGGCACAGTTCTCGCAAGGAGTCTGCTGCCGAGGCTTCATAGGGCCAATTCCCTCCGCCTCTCTGGATAAGAGTATTCCTATAAGTTTTGTTGGAATTAAATATACGCTACTTTCTTTTGATTGTCAAGATGTACTGCTGCAATTTCCTGTTCAGCTTTTTATTCAGCTGATATAGCCAATAGGTTTCCTGTCCGAAAGTGAAATGCAAATCACAGGTCCCGATTTTAACGGCATGAGTGTATATATAATGCCCCCTCTGGAACATCGGAAACCAGAAGAACTCTTTTTCAGTTACATCCATATGGAGTCTAAACCCTTGGATGAAGTCATCATATTCAAAGGCAAATCTCTTGAAACGAAAGCAACAGTCTATCACTTCTTTCAGTCTATTTTCTATTCTTCTTGAATAAGAATAATAGAAGGTATATGGGAGGTGGGAATGATGCAGGGCAATCGCATTCTATCTTTATGGTACGCCCTTCTGGCAATTGCGTTCTGGGGTGTTTCATTTGTTTCAGTCAAATGGCTGGTATATTATTTGGCACCGGGTGCCCTGGTTTCCTTAAGATTTATGATTGCTGCCATCTTCCTGGGCTGCCTTCTCACAATATTCAAAGAATCCTTTTACATAAAAAAAGAGCATTTCGCCCATGTTTTTATTCTTTCGGTACTTGGGGTGTTCATCCATCAAATGGTACAAGCTTCTGCCATGCTCACCCTGGATGCCTCTGCTGCCGGGTGGATGATCTCTTTCACACCTGTTTTTACTAGTTTGCTTTCCTTCCTTTTCTTATCTGAAAAGCTTTCGCTCCTTAAAATTTGGGGAATGATGATTGCCGTTACAGGGGTTCTGGTTATCTCTGCAGAAAATTCAGGGGGTACGCTTCAATTCAGTCCTGGTCTTGGTTATTTCCTCCTGCTTTTCAGTACCTTTAATTGGGCTGTTTATTCGATTTTGTCCAAGAAATTTGCACTTCCCTATTCTTCTCTTGCTGTCACCTTTTGGACAAGCCTGATAGGCTGTTTGGCGACTCTGCCATTCCTTTTGAGAAATCGGGGGTATGAATTACTGTATACCCTCCCTTTGGACGGGTGGCTGCACCTGCTGTTTCTAGGCATTTTTGTATCGGCCCTGGGCTACTGGTACTGGGGAAGGGCGCTTGAGGTGCTCGAAGCGACACAGGTTTCGGTCATGATGTATTTTGAACCGCTGTTTACACTGCTGGCAGCAATCCTTATTCTCGGGGAAAAAATCCCATTATACAGCAGCATCGGCGGAGTTCTGATCATCATGGGAGTGTCGGCTGTTAACAAGCCGGTACTCGGCTTCCTTATGAAAAAGCTTTTTAAATACCCTGTAAAATAGAATTTAAAACCCTTTACCAAAAATTACATGTTTTTTCCCTTGCATAAATCTATACAGTCCGAACAAGTTTTCCTATAATGGAGATAGATTCATTTAGGAGGGAAATTGTTGAAATCCACTTTCAAAAAAATTTCGAAACCTGTCCCCCTTATTTCATTGGCCATTCTAATTGCTGCTGCTGCGCTGTGGTTCAGCCTATCCGGCAGCAAAGAAGTTACCATTCCCTTTTCTTCCATAGAAAATATCATTCAGGATCATCCTAGTGAAACTGTCCTATTAAAAGAAATGAAAAATGGCACTCTCCATTTGACCGCAGGTACAGCTGAGTATGTGTCACAGGTGCCTCCAAACAGCCAAATGGTTGCTAAACTGATTGAAAATTACAATATCCAGTACAGCTATTCTTCCGCAAATCCATTTACTTTCTGGATTTTGGGTGGAACACTGATCCTTTTTGCAGGGATTGGCCTTTACCTTCATAAATCCGGCAAAGGAATATCCACCGCCAATTCGATGAAAAACAGCGCCAGCAAGGCAAAGCCCCTTCCTTCCATCACAATGGATGATATTGGCGGCCTTCAGGATGAAATGAAGGAGGAAATCCTCCAGACACTTTCCATCATTAAAGACAGGGAAGCATCAATCCAGCTTGGTGTGAAGCCGCCAAAGGGAATCCTGCTTTATGGACCTCCGGGTACAGGCAAGACGCTGCTTGCCCAGGCGATTGCCAAGGAAATCGGCGCTTCATTCTTTTCAACCAGCGGATCTTCTTTTAATGAAATGTTCGTCGGCGTAGGCGCCTCAAGGGTCCGAAGCTTATTCCAGAACGCCAGAAAGCACTCACCTGCAGTTGTCTTCATTGATGAAGTCGATGCCCTTGCAGGCAAGCGGAAGCAGCATGGCGGGGACGAAAGCGAGAAAACATTGACTGAGCTGCTTGTCCAGCTTGACGGCGGCCATTCAAATGACGGCATCCTGTTCATCGCTGCTACAAACCGCAAGGATATGCTGGATGATGCTTTCCTCCGTCCAGGCAGGATTGACTTCTCTTTCCTAGTTCCGCTTCCGGATACAAAAGGAAGGCAGGAAATCATCAGCATTCACACAAAAGGCAAGCTTCTGGCAGAAGATGTAGCAGCTTCCCTGCCTGCACTAGCAGAAAGCACTTCCGGCTTCTCAGGGGCTGACATCAGCTCTCTCTTTGAGACAGCCAGCAGAAGGGCCATCCGGAACGGGAAAGAAAAAATAGATAAAGAAGACCTTGATTTTGCCATTGACCGGACGGTGCTTGGAAGCACAACACGCCCGCTTCAGGACCCCGAGACTAAAAAGAGGGTTGCCATCCATGAAGCCGGACATGCCTTGATTGCCGCCATCACCAAGCCTGGCTCAGTAAGAAAAGCAACAATCATACCACGTGGACAGGCGCTCGGATATGTTGCACCCATACCAAAGGAGCTTCATCTGTCCACCAGCAGTGAGCTGCTTGACCAGGTCAGCATGATTCTTGCTGGCGGAGTTGCAGAAAGGCTGTATCTCGGCGAGCATAGCATCGGTGTCAGCGGCGATGTCCAGCAGGCCAAGCATATACTTGAGCAAATGGTGGAAATCGGCTTATTCCAGGACGGTTTCAACCTGACCTTTGTCAAAGCGGAAAAGGAAGCCAAGATGCAAGAGCTGTTCCAGCAGGCTCTAGCTAAAACAGAAATGCTCATTAAAACGAATGAATATGAATTTGAATGCCTGGTTGCGGCCCTTCTGAAGAAAGAGACACTGGAAGGTGCAGAGGTTCAGGAAATTGTTGGCGAACCATCGAAGCAGCATGAGGCAGAACTTGTGACAGTATAGAATCAGCAGAAAGCAGCCCTCGGCTGCTTTCTTTTTTTTGATAAAAAACGCTTTGCCTATATTCCAGTATAAAGCATTGAAGAATAGCCATACTAGCGGTGTAGGAATTGCAAAGGTTTATCAGAAAAAATAGAGGCTCCTGCCGGGTCAGTCCCTATAAGCCATGCCTCATTCGTTCATTGATGAAGAATAAGTTGATGCTGTTTCTATTTAGAGTCTGAAAGGAGAATTCAATATGAAAGAACAATTAGAGCACATTAAACAGCTGCTGGAGGAAAATTTTGATCATCCTGAGTCACTGGATCTGGATTCGTGCATCCATGAACTTGAA is a window from the Bacillus infantis NRRL B-14911 genome containing:
- a CDS encoding Fur-regulated basic protein FbpA; translation: MKEETIMIKEEEKKDQLISELLSMGIYKQEGRQLFQVPYEELLKLYQENRSHINE
- a CDS encoding AAA family ATPase, with the protein product MKSTFKKISKPVPLISLAILIAAAALWFSLSGSKEVTIPFSSIENIIQDHPSETVLLKEMKNGTLHLTAGTAEYVSQVPPNSQMVAKLIENYNIQYSYSSANPFTFWILGGTLILFAGIGLYLHKSGKGISTANSMKNSASKAKPLPSITMDDIGGLQDEMKEEILQTLSIIKDREASIQLGVKPPKGILLYGPPGTGKTLLAQAIAKEIGASFFSTSGSSFNEMFVGVGASRVRSLFQNARKHSPAVVFIDEVDALAGKRKQHGGDESEKTLTELLVQLDGGHSNDGILFIAATNRKDMLDDAFLRPGRIDFSFLVPLPDTKGRQEIISIHTKGKLLAEDVAASLPALAESTSGFSGADISSLFETASRRAIRNGKEKIDKEDLDFAIDRTVLGSTTRPLQDPETKKRVAIHEAGHALIAAITKPGSVRKATIIPRGQALGYVAPIPKELHLSTSSELLDQVSMILAGGVAERLYLGEHSIGVSGDVQQAKHILEQMVEIGLFQDGFNLTFVKAEKEAKMQELFQQALAKTEMLIKTNEYEFECLVAALLKKETLEGAEVQEIVGEPSKQHEAELVTV
- a CDS encoding DMT family transporter, which produces MMQGNRILSLWYALLAIAFWGVSFVSVKWLVYYLAPGALVSLRFMIAAIFLGCLLTIFKESFYIKKEHFAHVFILSVLGVFIHQMVQASAMLTLDASAAGWMISFTPVFTSLLSFLFLSEKLSLLKIWGMMIAVTGVLVISAENSGGTLQFSPGLGYFLLLFSTFNWAVYSILSKKFALPYSSLAVTFWTSLIGCLATLPFLLRNRGYELLYTLPLDGWLHLLFLGIFVSALGYWYWGRALEVLEATQVSVMMYFEPLFTLLAAILILGEKIPLYSSIGGVLIIMGVSAVNKPVLGFLMKKLFKYPVK
- a CDS encoding STM3941 family protein; the protein is MEKQFYAAKGKLFLFMLVVLAAGVFFAWLAADMVLHEENRETFMLIIYLLFAVLLFGCALLFAGMIYDKAPLVSFSTEGLEVNGPGGPGLIVWEDFEGIFPYEVQGNAFLGVILKDEEKYIERLPARKKRLVKINQGTGFPPFNISMNSLKQRKEFIEELEKREIPILVVEEELEKENI
- a CDS encoding TetR/AcrR family transcriptional regulator, giving the protein MPKIVDHEQRKKRIVQATWQVILDKGVEGASVRNIAAEAGVSLGALRHYFSTQDELLVYAMKLVNENVINRVSEIALKDLPPREKVYQVLLEIVPTTDEKMAEMEVWFAFVAYSRQKEEFRILKQGIYTGIVQMMDFLKSHGELKDGQDHDLETEMLYSFIDGLALHSMLEPERLKPDRIEKTLRRYLDRILK
- a CDS encoding alpha/beta hydrolase yields the protein MSESILIPWKDKHLCGSLDFPAGFSKNRRYPLVIICHGFTGSRIGVDRLFVKTSNRLTADGYLVLRFDYEGCGESPGEYGETGLPDLLEQTLSAIDFAVKLDYANPHSISLIGHSLGGAVAVLAAAKDVRIRKLIIWSASARPYQDIVCIVGSEKVKALDKGASLDYLGYQLTDNYFSSLKRYEPLEELAAYRGDVLIVHGTADQDIPVSHSGRYAEEFRKRKEGSCSLHYVTGACHTYSAGRCFAELIECTSEWLKAFREQQSYASS